DNA from Vibrio alfacsensis:
ATATCCCGCAATTTACTGCCGACAATGGATCAAACACAAAAGCAAGCCCAAATAGAATTAGATAATGTCCTTCTCGATGCATCATGTGTGATGCCAAATGAGGGGCATTGTGGTGAAGCGTTACATACAGTCATTGCCGTTGGGCAGATTGGATTAGCAGCGGAACAATTGGGCGGAGCTCAAGCCGTATTAGAACAGACAGTTCAATATACCCAGCAACGAACTCAATTTAACCGTCCGATTGCAAGCTTTCAGGCCGTGAAGCATCAAGCGGCAGATATGATGTTAAAAGCAGAGGCCGGCTGTTCTTCCGTCTATTACGCGGCCTGCACGGCGGATGCAACACCCTTGGCTCGGCCAACGAGCACTGAGATCACCTTGAATGGCCGTCAACCGCTTTCAGAACGACTCAATGAGTTATGCCAAGCGGCCTATATCGCTAAAAGCTATTGTTCAGACGCTTATTTTTTTAATGCAGCAACGGCGATTCAGCTACATGGCGGGGTCGGATTTACATGGGAATTTGATGTTCATTTGTATTTTAAACGTGCTCAGGCCAGTGGCGTTATGTTAGGGAATTCTGCTTACCATCATGAGTTGATTGCGGAGCACTTATTGCCGCTTGCAACAAAGTCAAAAAACCAATCATCAGGAGCTTAATATGAAACTGACATTTAGTACTGAAGATGAGCTGTTTCGCCATGAAGTTGCTAATTGGTTAACTAACCATCTTGTCGGTGAGTTTGAGCCGTTACGCTTTCGAGGAGGTCCTGGTGATGAACACATGTTTACTGAAGAACGTAAAGTGTGGGAGCAGCAATTAGCAAAAGGTGGCTGGACCTGCATCGGTTGGCCATTAGAAGATGGTGGTCGTGGTGCAACGATAGAACAGCAGGTCATCTTCCATGAAGAATACGCACGCGCTGGTGGGCCTGGTCGAGTCGGGCATATCGGTGAGGGCCTTGCCGGGCCAACTATCTCGATGTTTGGTACAAAGGAGCAAAAAGAACGCTACCTACCGGGTATTGTCTCGGGTAAAGAACTGTGGTGCCAAGGGTATTCGGAGCCTGATGCGGGTTCGGATTTAGCTGGGGTGAAAACGAAAGCCCGTTATGACGAGGCTATCAATCAGTGGGTCATCAGTGGCCAAAAAGTGTGGACGTCATTGGCGATGGATGCTGATTGGTGTTTTGTTATTGCGCGCTGTGAGCCTGGTTCGAGCGGCCACAAAGGATTAGGTTTTTTTCTCGTTGATATGGCACAAGAGAACGTTCAAGTTCGTCCGATCAAACAATTGACAGGAACTTGCGAATTCAATGAAGTGTTTTTTGATGACGCAGTGGCCGCCGATATTATAGGTGAGCCAGGTGATGGTTGGCGCATTGCCATGGCACTGCTGGGGCTTGAGCGTGGAGTATCAACCCTTGGTCAGCAAATGTTGTTTCAAAACGAACTCAACGAAGTGATTGAATTAGCCAAAAAGAATGGCATGGCCGATAACTGCGATATTCGTCAGCGAATCGCGAAAGCACACAGTGAACTTACCATCATGCGTTATAACTCATTACGAATGTTGTCGTCTAAACAGTCCGGCCAGTTACAAAAAGAGGCATTAGTTTATAAGCTCTTCTGGGCGAGCTGGCATCGTGATTTAGGCAAACTTGCCATGGATGTGATGGGCCCAGAATCGGAAATATTGGCTTGTAAGTCGTACGACTTAACGCGTTTACAGTCACTATTTCTATTTACTCGTTCTGACACCATTTATGGCGGTACAAATGAGATACAACGAAATATCATTGCTGAGCGCGGGCTGGGAATGCCAAAAGAGCCGAAATTATAGGAGTATGTAACAATTAAACACGACTATCAGAATGAGATTGACTTGGCATTTTCAAGTGTGCATTTATTCTATGATTAAAATCGAAGTGCGATAAAAATTTTTACCTTGAATCCTATCCAAGAGTCTTCGTGAGGCACGCATGAAAAGTAAGTGGCAAGGTCTTGATGGTCATATACTTGATACGGCTAGAATAGCGATGGTCGTTATCTTAGTATTTTCTATTCTTAATGTTGCTCACTTTTACATGGCACTCAAAATATTCCAGGAAAATATCGCAGATGCGGCACTTCAAAGGACGACTAACTACATTTCAAGAATACTAAAGGATGTCAATAATACGTATACATGCTTAAGTAAAACCTTGGCTGAAATATACGAGTATAAGCTACAGGGTCCCTATAATATTGATGCGATTTTACTAGACCTTAAGAACAAGAAAGAACAACTTTTTGTGCATACTATTGGTTTAGTAGACATTCGAGATAACCTCTATCTGGATAGTTTTGGTCGTGTACTTTCGATTGATACGACATCGGAAAGAGATCAATGGGTTCAAGAGTTTATAGACCAACCCGAAGATTCTCGCTATCACTTCTATGACCCCGATCAATCTGAATACGAAGCACTTTATTCCTTTTATTATGATCACAAACTTAAAATCATCTTGGTCAAGCCATCGGTATTTTTGGCGTAGGGATAAACTATGAAGCGTTCTACAGCAAGGTTCAAGGGTTGGATGAACAAGTTAGTGTCTTATTCTTAACTAAAGATGGAGAGGTGCGACTTCCGAAGAAGAATAAAGGGGAGTCAATATTTACTCTTTTCAAGAGCATATCATCAGAACAATTTGAAGCGGCTAAAATGCAGGACCGTATTGTTTATACATACAGCTTAAATAAGAGTGAGCTGTTATATATACACTACTTTAAAGACATTAACAGAATGCTTCTTATTAAAATGGATATTACAGATTACTATGTTCAATCTATTAAGCAGCATATATATTCATTTTAATTGGATTAGGCTTAACGGTAGCTATTGTAGTCCTAAATTTATTTAATAATTTATACCAGAATAAAAATTATCGCGTACTGCTTATTATGACTCACTGACTCTTTGCCGAAATCGGCAATACATTGAAAGTAGAATGCAAAAACGTGGTTATTGGCAACATGTTCAGCAATCAGGTCATTCGCTGATTGTTTTTGATATTGACCATTTTAAACATGTTAATGACACGTATGGACATCTAGAGGGTGATCGCACATTAGCACAAGTTGCATCAATCGTTAGACGCTGCTTAAGAGAAAGTGATGAGTTCATTCGATGGGGCGGGGATGAATTCATTGTTCTTTTTGACATTAAAGCTCATGAAGCTGTCCACATTGCTAACAGAATGCGGGAAATCGTTAAACAAGAAACGATGGTTTCATTGTCTATAGGTGTTACGGATATCTTGATAGATGACAGTTATACATCTGCAATGGGTAGGGCCGACTGCGCGCTATATGAAGCAAAACAAAGTGGCAGAAATCAGGTGAAAGTTCGTTAGATAAATAGGCGTTTGGGATGTAGCTATAAATCAAGGTGTCACGACGTTTTGTCCAATTCCCGATAAATCTTGCGAAATATAGCTTTCCAAAAGCTGATTATTACTAAAGTGCTAGTTGATGTAGAAAGCGGTTGTGATTTTGTGTCTTTTCTTTAGAATGCTCGTTCGTACAAAAACGTGTACATCGGTATTTGTACTAAGTTTTGTACCTGCAGCGGTGAGTTTTCGAGAACACATCGCATAAATCATTGCTACAAATGCAAAAACTAAAATCATGTGTTGCTTGGTATAAAACACGTGTCATTCTTTCCTTAAAATTCATTATTTCTCTAAAACAATCTCGTCAATGCATAACTTCCCGTGTTTTAAAGCTTTTCTAATTTTTCCTGTCTAATGATACATTCATTTATATTCGAAATTATTCTAATCTAACGGTTGCATTCTTGTTGCACTTGTACCAAATTTGTACCAAATATCTTTTGGTGCGAGGTGTTATGACTATTACAGATGCATGGCTTAGAGCGAAACATGGCAAGCCCTACAACGGCAAACCTGAGATCAATTATCGCGATGGCGTTGGTGTTCGTATTAGCCCAAAAGGAAAAATAATCTGGGTTTATCGTGCTAGCTTTTTGGGTAAACCCATCAGGGTTAAGCTTGGTGAATACCCGACCATGA
Protein-coding regions in this window:
- a CDS encoding acyl-CoA dehydrogenase family protein, with protein sequence MNFSYTDEQIMIEQSASDFFSEVSPIEAAREIMVTEQGYDVKVWQKICDEMFFHGILIPEENGGLGLGYVELCIVLEQIGAKLACLPFHASACMATSALLVAGSEYQKQYYFEHLLRGEVATLAYTGIHTGTKTGWGCDAVDVTYQKQGQQYRLNGTYRYVSFGHNAQWLILAARKKGTRGKEGISLFVTKADTPGISRNLLPTMDQTQKQAQIELDNVLLDASCVMPNEGHCGEALHTVIAVGQIGLAAEQLGGAQAVLEQTVQYTQQRTQFNRPIASFQAVKHQAADMMLKAEAGCSSVYYAACTADATPLARPTSTEITLNGRQPLSERLNELCQAAYIAKSYCSDAYFFNAATAIQLHGGVGFTWEFDVHLYFKRAQASGVMLGNSAYHHELIAEHLLPLATKSKNQSSGA
- a CDS encoding acyl-CoA dehydrogenase family protein, which produces MKLTFSTEDELFRHEVANWLTNHLVGEFEPLRFRGGPGDEHMFTEERKVWEQQLAKGGWTCIGWPLEDGGRGATIEQQVIFHEEYARAGGPGRVGHIGEGLAGPTISMFGTKEQKERYLPGIVSGKELWCQGYSEPDAGSDLAGVKTKARYDEAINQWVISGQKVWTSLAMDADWCFVIARCEPGSSGHKGLGFFLVDMAQENVQVRPIKQLTGTCEFNEVFFDDAVAADIIGEPGDGWRIAMALLGLERGVSTLGQQMLFQNELNEVIELAKKNGMADNCDIRQRIAKAHSELTIMRYNSLRMLSSKQSGQLQKEALVYKLFWASWHRDLGKLAMDVMGPESEILACKSYDLTRLQSLFLFTRSDTIYGGTNEIQRNIIAERGLGMPKEPKL